One window of Peptostreptococcaceae bacterium genomic DNA carries:
- the pfkA gene encoding 6-phosphofructokinase yields MRKIGVFTSGGDAPGMNSALRAIVRYGKYMGLTVAGIQRGYSGLIEGDIRDLDLSSVGDIIHRGGTFLKTSRSEEFKTEEGFKKALEIIKIFDLEALVAIGGDGTYKGLQKLSESGVPVIGLPGTIDNDFGYTDVTIGFDTAVNTVVDAISNLRDTSVSHGRINIVEVMGRHCGDIALHAGLAGGAENVIIPEIYYDTDDICRKIIECRNRGKIHSLIIVAEGVGKPYELAEEIKTKTGYETRVSILGYLQRGGSPSAFDRILAARLGARAIDLLMEGRYGMAVGIKNGQIIDVPIEKVFDYKKVTDEEYYRLIGILSK; encoded by the coding sequence ATTAGAAAAATAGGTGTATTTACAAGCGGAGGAGACGCTCCGGGAATGAATTCGGCATTACGCGCAATAGTGCGCTACGGAAAGTACATGGGACTTACTGTTGCAGGAATACAGAGGGGCTACTCGGGACTCATCGAAGGAGATATTCGTGACTTGGACCTTTCCTCTGTGGGCGATATAATCCACCGTGGAGGAACTTTTTTAAAGACTTCAAGGAGTGAGGAGTTCAAGACTGAGGAGGGTTTCAAGAAAGCGCTTGAAATTATTAAAATTTTCGATCTGGAAGCCCTCGTTGCAATAGGGGGAGACGGTACATACAAGGGCCTTCAGAAGCTTAGCGAGAGCGGAGTACCCGTTATTGGATTACCCGGGACAATAGACAACGACTTTGGATATACAGATGTAACCATAGGCTTCGATACGGCAGTAAATACGGTTGTCGATGCCATTTCAAACCTAAGGGATACATCCGTTTCCCATGGACGCATAAACATCGTGGAGGTCATGGGGAGGCATTGCGGAGACATAGCTCTTCATGCCGGATTGGCCGGCGGAGCTGAGAATGTAATCATACCTGAAATATACTACGACACGGATGACATATGCCGAAAAATAATTGAATGCAGAAATCGCGGAAAGATACACAGCCTCATAATAGTTGCCGAAGGGGTAGGCAAACCGTACGAGCTTGCAGAGGAAATCAAGACTAAAACGGGTTATGAAACACGCGTTTCAATACTTGGATATCTGCAGCGAGGAGGGTCTCCCTCAGCCTTTGACAGGATATTGGCAGCGAGGCTAGGGGCAAGAGCAATAGATTTGCTTATGGAGGGGCGCTACGGAATGGCTGTTGGAATAAAGAACGGCCAGATTATAGATGTTCCGATCGAAAAAGTATTCGACTATAAAAAGGTTACAGATGAGGAGTATTACCGTCTTATAGGCATTCTTTCAAAATAG
- the rapZ gene encoding RNase adapter RapZ, whose amino-acid sequence MKLVIITGMSGAGKSNAANFLEDIGFYCVDNMPPILMNKFIDVLIENKEISKVGIITDIRGGSFFDDLFESMEELRKRNIQYEIIFLEASDEELIRRFKQTRRMHPLSQDGNLEEGIKKERAKLRKLRKKANHIIDTTDMIPSQFKEILQSIYIKGEKSSNLTVNIISFGYKNGIPLDADLVFDVRFLPNPHYIEDLREYTGNDESVRNYVMQWPESNEFMERLKSMVDFLMPYYIREGKYRLIVAVGCTGGKHRSVTVANELYEYMKEKGNKVVVNHRDISHLKV is encoded by the coding sequence ATGAAATTGGTTATCATAACAGGCATGTCGGGAGCCGGCAAGAGCAATGCTGCAAACTTTCTTGAAGATATAGGTTTTTATTGCGTTGACAACATGCCTCCGATTCTCATGAACAAATTCATAGATGTTCTTATCGAAAATAAAGAAATCAGCAAGGTGGGAATAATAACCGACATAAGAGGCGGAAGTTTTTTCGATGATCTTTTTGAGAGCATGGAGGAACTTAGGAAGAGAAACATACAATATGAAATCATTTTTCTTGAAGCCTCCGACGAGGAATTGATTAGGCGCTTCAAGCAAACAAGGCGAATGCATCCACTAAGCCAGGATGGAAATTTAGAGGAAGGAATAAAAAAGGAACGTGCAAAACTCAGAAAGCTTAGGAAAAAGGCTAACCATATTATAGACACAACTGACATGATTCCATCCCAGTTTAAAGAAATTCTGCAGTCCATATACATAAAAGGAGAAAAAAGCAGCAACCTTACTGTGAACATAATTTCATTCGGATACAAGAACGGCATACCGCTTGATGCGGATCTCGTTTTCGACGTACGGTTCCTTCCGAATCCACACTACATAGAAGACCTTAGGGAATATACAGGAAACGACGAAAGCGTAAGAAACTATGTTATGCAGTGGCCGGAAAGCAATGAATTTATGGAACGGTTAAAATCAATGGTGGATTTTCTTATGCCGTACTATATCCGTGAGGGAAAGTACCGGTTGATAGTGGCTGTTGGTTGCACGGGAGGCAAGCATCGCTCCGTTACAGTAGCAAATGAGTTATATGAATACATGAAGGAAAAAGGGAACAAGGTGGTTGTAAACCACCGCGATATTTCCCATTTAAAGGTATAA
- a CDS encoding acyl-CoA thioesterase: METTVKIRARYDETDQMGVIYHANYYKWFNIGRTEFLRELGCDYRKLESSGIIFPVIESGCKHFYPAYYDDEILIKVWLAEFKGVRMRVAYEIVNYDTGKKLAEGFTLHGIVDGNLKPVRVNRTENECLKILIEAMKEGKND; this comes from the coding sequence TTGGAAACCACAGTAAAGATAAGAGCAAGATACGACGAAACGGATCAGATGGGCGTTATCTACCACGCCAACTACTACAAATGGTTCAACATAGGACGCACCGAGTTTCTGAGGGAGCTGGGCTGCGACTATAGAAAACTTGAAAGCTCGGGCATTATATTTCCGGTTATTGAATCGGGATGCAAGCATTTTTATCCCGCATACTATGACGACGAAATCCTTATTAAGGTATGGCTTGCAGAATTTAAGGGAGTACGGATGCGGGTTGCATACGAAATAGTAAATTACGACACAGGCAAAAAGCTTGCCGAAGGATTTACCCTACACGGTATAGTGGACGGAAATCTGAAGCCTGTTCGTGTAAACAGAACAGAAAACGAATGCTTGAAAATACTCATCGAAGCAATGAAGGAGGGAAAAAATGATTAA
- a CDS encoding NUDIX hydrolase: MKKIVSAGGIVSFHNTILMLKKFNGDWVLPKGKAEKGETLQQTALREVFEETGVRAEIKDYLGKIEYEYKNSWNENLVSQKTVHWFLMDSKSMTCTPLRNEGFIEARFVHVDRVLEMIKYEDEKDIVAKAMEYIEASGK, translated from the coding sequence GTGAAAAAAATTGTAAGCGCAGGCGGAATCGTAAGTTTCCACAATACCATACTGATGCTAAAAAAATTCAATGGCGATTGGGTCCTTCCAAAAGGAAAGGCCGAGAAAGGGGAGACCCTTCAGCAAACAGCTCTTAGGGAAGTCTTCGAGGAAACCGGAGTGCGCGCGGAAATAAAGGATTATCTCGGAAAAATTGAATATGAATACAAAAACTCATGGAACGAGAATCTTGTTTCGCAAAAGACTGTTCATTGGTTTTTGATGGATTCAAAGAGTATGACTTGCACACCTCTTAGAAACGAGGGATTCATAGAAGCTCGCTTCGTTCATGTGGATAGGGTGCTTGAGATGATTAAATATGAAGATGAAAAGGATATAGTGGCCAAAGCCATGGAATATATTGAAGCCTCCGGAAAGTGA
- the whiA gene encoding DNA-binding protein WhiA, protein MSFSSKTKNELTRIEQTRHDCMVAELSAIVHISGTIKLAGKNRVNIEVSIKNAAIARHIFSLFKNACGVHTDIRMHKNLKLKKANIYTVAIEKDEGANEVLEALGIIRKTDGGFSINNSVPFELLENEKCRRAYLRGVFIGGGSLSDPERSYHLELVAHNIEYGEALIEMMRVYELSPKMIERKGSQVVYMKEGDQIIDFLNVIGAHQTLLDFENIRILKQMRNNVNRIVNCETANLTKTADAAYRQIQDIRVIEEEKGLEYLTESLQEIAQVRMTNKEASLKELGQMLDLPIGKSGVNHRLKKIREIAIEILDKKDGLK, encoded by the coding sequence ATGTCATTTTCATCAAAAACTAAAAACGAATTGACCCGCATAGAACAAACTAGACACGATTGCATGGTCGCGGAACTGTCGGCAATAGTTCATATAAGCGGAACGATAAAACTTGCGGGTAAAAATCGGGTAAACATAGAGGTAAGCATAAAAAATGCCGCAATTGCCAGGCATATATTCAGCCTGTTCAAGAATGCTTGCGGTGTTCATACAGACATAAGGATGCATAAGAATCTAAAGCTAAAAAAGGCGAATATATACACCGTGGCAATAGAAAAAGATGAGGGTGCAAATGAAGTGCTCGAGGCTTTGGGAATCATACGGAAGACGGACGGAGGGTTTTCAATAAACAATTCAGTGCCCTTTGAATTGCTTGAAAACGAAAAATGCAGGAGAGCCTATCTTAGGGGTGTTTTCATAGGCGGAGGTTCCTTGAGTGACCCGGAACGGTCCTACCATCTTGAGCTTGTTGCGCATAACATTGAATATGGCGAGGCCCTGATTGAGATGATGAGAGTCTACGAACTTTCTCCCAAAATGATTGAAAGGAAAGGAAGCCAAGTTGTGTACATGAAAGAGGGTGACCAGATAATTGATTTCTTAAATGTTATAGGGGCCCATCAAACACTGCTGGATTTTGAAAACATACGTATATTGAAACAGATGAGAAACAACGTGAATAGAATAGTAAACTGTGAAACGGCTAATCTGACGAAAACGGCAGACGCTGCATACAGACAAATACAAGATATACGTGTAATAGAGGAAGAAAAAGGTTTGGAGTATCTTACTGAAAGTTTACAGGAAATTGCGCAAGTAAGAATGACCAATAAAGAGGCAAGCCTCAAGGAATTGGGGCAGATGCTTGATTTGCCAATAGGAAAATCAGGCGTTAATCACAGGTTAAAGAAAATCAGGGAAATAGCCATTGAGATATTGGATAAAAAGGACGGACTAAAATGA
- the pyk gene encoding pyruvate kinase, whose amino-acid sequence MRRTKIVCTIGPASEDKAIFTEMVKAGLNVARLNFSHGTHDEHKKRIEMIKEVRRELDIPIAIMLDTKGPEIRTGLFENGYAELETGGLFEITVRDILGNDKMASVSYEGLPGDVSVGSKILIDDGLIELEVEEIKDSQSIMCRVLNGGILKNRKSINIPDVQINLPALTDEDIADIMFGIENDIDYIAASFIRKADDVNAILKVLEDNGAGDINIISKIENRQGVDNIDEIIEASKGIMVARGDLGVEILTEEVPMVQKMIIRKCNNQSKPVITATQMLDSMIRNPRPTRAEATDIANAILDGTDAIMLSGETAAGKYPLESIRTMVNIARITEESIDYRKALEERRKLKTESVTYAVSHATCSTALDLNATAIITTTSSGYTPRMVSKFRPKAPIIAATSSEKVRRRMALLWGVYSVSTTEGHSTDDIFNKAIKKAKEAGYIKDGELIIITAGVPVGVAGSTNVMKVHIVGEILIKGTGIGKNHVTGSVFAARDAKQLEGFKAGDILVCENTDIDMMHAVEKSSGLIVEEGGYTSHAAIVGLSLGLPVIVGARDAVEKLLTGQIVTIDCIRGLVYNGKTRVI is encoded by the coding sequence ATGAGAAGAACAAAAATCGTATGCACAATCGGACCTGCCAGCGAAGACAAGGCTATTTTCACGGAAATGGTAAAAGCCGGGCTCAATGTAGCTCGCCTGAATTTTTCCCATGGCACACACGATGAGCATAAAAAGCGCATAGAAATGATAAAGGAAGTTAGGCGTGAACTGGACATTCCAATAGCCATAATGCTCGACACAAAGGGCCCTGAAATAAGAACCGGGCTTTTTGAGAACGGCTATGCAGAGCTGGAAACTGGCGGACTTTTCGAAATAACGGTGCGTGACATACTCGGGAATGATAAAATGGCGTCTGTATCCTATGAAGGGCTGCCTGGAGATGTCTCAGTTGGCTCAAAGATACTGATTGATGACGGCCTCATAGAACTTGAAGTTGAGGAGATAAAAGACTCCCAAAGTATTATGTGCCGCGTTTTAAACGGCGGGATTCTCAAAAACCGAAAAAGTATAAACATACCCGATGTTCAAATCAATTTACCTGCACTAACAGATGAGGACATAGCCGACATAATGTTTGGAATAGAAAACGACATAGACTATATTGCGGCTTCGTTCATCAGAAAGGCCGATGATGTCAATGCTATTCTTAAGGTGCTTGAGGACAATGGAGCTGGCGACATAAATATAATATCTAAAATTGAAAACAGGCAGGGCGTGGACAATATAGACGAGATAATCGAGGCGTCTAAGGGAATTATGGTTGCCCGCGGAGACCTAGGCGTAGAGATTCTGACCGAGGAAGTCCCTATGGTCCAGAAAATGATAATAAGGAAGTGCAACAATCAGAGCAAGCCTGTAATAACGGCTACCCAGATGCTCGATTCAATGATAAGGAATCCGAGGCCCACAAGGGCCGAGGCTACAGACATAGCAAACGCTATACTCGACGGCACCGATGCAATAATGCTTTCGGGAGAAACCGCCGCCGGTAAATACCCATTGGAATCGATAAGAACAATGGTGAATATAGCGAGAATAACAGAAGAATCCATAGACTACAGAAAGGCCTTGGAAGAACGAAGAAAGCTTAAGACCGAAAGTGTAACCTATGCAGTTAGCCATGCAACCTGCAGCACTGCGCTTGACCTTAATGCGACTGCTATAATAACGACTACATCAAGCGGATACACACCACGCATGGTATCCAAATTTAGGCCAAAGGCTCCAATAATAGCTGCAACAAGCTCCGAAAAAGTTCGAAGGAGAATGGCGCTACTTTGGGGGGTATATTCAGTATCTACTACAGAGGGGCATTCTACAGACGACATATTCAATAAAGCCATCAAGAAAGCCAAAGAGGCAGGGTATATAAAAGACGGCGAACTAATAATAATAACTGCCGGTGTTCCAGTAGGAGTTGCGGGCTCGACAAATGTAATGAAGGTACACATAGTTGGTGAAATACTCATAAAGGGAACAGGAATCGGAAAGAATCATGTAACCGGAAGTGTTTTTGCGGCGCGAGACGCGAAGCAGCTTGAAGGATTTAAAGCAGGAGACATACTGGTATGCGAAAATACCGATATCGATATGATGCATGCCGTTGAAAAATCATCAGGATTAATAGTAGAAGAAGGCGGGTACACGTCACATGCGGCAATAGTGGGGCTTAGCTTAGGGCTGCCGGTAATAGTGGGAGCGCGTGACGCCGTAGAGAAACTGCTGACAGGACAGATAGTAACAATTGATTGCATAAGGGGACTCGTATATAATGGAAAAACGAGGGTAATTTAG
- a CDS encoding DNA polymerase III subunit alpha, with translation MNKPGFSHLHVHTEYSLLDGYARIKEIFKEVKDLGMESVAITDHGSMFGVVDFYKRALKEGVKPIIGCEVYTASRTMKDKDSIKDKNSGHLVLLAENNTGYKNLIKLVSKAYTEGFYYKPRIDYELLEKHTEGLIALSACLAGDIQRLIMESNPEKARERASYLSGIFGKDNFYLELQDHGIPEQKLVNRELIKISEELGIPLVATNDVHYIRKEDSKAHDILLCIQTGKNVSDTERMKFPSDEFYLKSPGEMAELFDYAPEALENTVRIAERCCVTFDFDQIYLPEFDVPKGTTNKKYLRKLCQEGLRERYGNGADELMDRFEYEIGVIEEMGYVDYFLIVWDFIRFAKESGIVVGPGRGSCGGSIVAYVLKITDIDPIRYNLIFERFLNPERITMPDIDIDFEDDRRQEVIEYVVEKYGKEKVAQIITFGTMAARAAIRDVGRVLDIPYGEVDRIAKLIPTELGITIGKALEISTEFKSLYDSDRNAKYLIDNALKLEGMPRHASTHAAGVVISKDAIDEYVPLYLHDDSVVTQFTMGILEELGLLKMDFLGLRNLSVIKNALKFIEVSQCKKIELNSITFDDPDVFEMISNGDTLGVFQLESVGMRQFMKELKPESFEDIIAGISLFRPGPMDSIPTYIKNKNNPKEIKYVHESLKNILDVTYGCLVYQEQVMQVVRELGGYSFGRSDLVRRAMSKKKMEVMQKERQYFIHGKIDENGKIEIEGCMRKGVPEDAANKIYDDMIDFAKYAFNKSHAAAYAILAYQTAYLKHYYPVEFMAALLTSVTGNSAKVAQYIQDCKRMGINVLPPDINTSYKHFTVNKGNINFGLLAIKNVGKGIIASIISTRKLAPYKSFIDFCESVETSELNKRAVESMIKSGVFDSLKVNRSQLLGCFEKVIEGIQRDKRRNVKGQVSLFDMGSEETLDALRYDKIPEREEFPMKTLLTFEKEMLGVYISGHPLGEYEELIGSGKFVTSSEMKEPHEIGVPSRVKDNDLIYATGVIIAVQKKFTKNNNRMAFLQVEDLYSSFEVIVFPNVFEKCISCIEEDKIVIVYGKISFKEEEEPKILAENICALNEENIKGVGKIGMRSSKSSYGYQSKTDVVKEKPPKEDCKLYIKIKHYDRVILQSIKKILANYRGGTSVYIYVEDQGKSFEASKELCVSPNEGLLKTLKVAFGDESVKLV, from the coding sequence ATGAATAAACCCGGTTTCTCCCATTTGCATGTGCATACTGAGTACAGCCTTCTGGATGGGTACGCAAGAATAAAAGAAATATTCAAAGAGGTAAAAGACCTTGGCATGGAATCTGTTGCCATAACCGACCATGGATCTATGTTTGGAGTTGTGGATTTTTATAAAAGAGCCCTAAAGGAAGGGGTCAAACCTATCATAGGCTGCGAGGTGTATACGGCTTCCAGAACCATGAAAGACAAGGATTCTATTAAGGATAAGAATTCGGGCCACCTCGTTCTTCTTGCTGAGAACAATACAGGCTACAAAAATCTTATTAAGCTGGTATCCAAGGCCTATACAGAGGGTTTTTACTATAAGCCGAGAATAGACTATGAGCTTCTTGAAAAACACACGGAAGGTCTGATAGCTCTTTCTGCATGCCTTGCAGGTGATATACAGCGGCTTATAATGGAGAGCAACCCGGAGAAGGCCAGGGAAAGGGCCAGTTACCTTAGCGGCATATTCGGAAAGGATAATTTCTATCTCGAGCTTCAAGACCATGGAATACCGGAGCAGAAGCTTGTGAACCGGGAGCTCATAAAGATAAGCGAGGAACTTGGCATTCCTTTGGTAGCAACAAATGATGTGCACTATATACGCAAGGAAGATAGCAAAGCCCATGACATACTTCTGTGCATACAAACAGGAAAGAATGTGAGCGATACAGAGCGAATGAAATTCCCGTCGGACGAGTTTTATCTAAAGTCTCCTGGCGAGATGGCGGAGCTTTTCGACTATGCCCCTGAAGCGCTGGAGAACACAGTAAGGATAGCCGAAAGGTGCTGCGTTACATTCGACTTCGACCAGATATATCTCCCTGAATTTGATGTTCCCAAGGGAACTACCAACAAGAAATATCTACGAAAGCTTTGCCAAGAGGGTCTTAGGGAGCGGTACGGAAATGGTGCCGACGAGCTTATGGATCGCTTCGAGTATGAAATAGGCGTAATAGAGGAGATGGGCTATGTGGATTATTTCCTCATAGTTTGGGACTTCATACGATTTGCAAAGGAAAGCGGAATCGTAGTTGGTCCTGGCAGGGGAAGTTGTGGAGGCAGCATAGTGGCATATGTGCTTAAAATCACAGATATTGACCCCATACGTTATAACCTCATTTTTGAGAGATTCTTGAATCCCGAGCGAATAACCATGCCGGATATTGACATAGACTTTGAGGATGATAGAAGGCAGGAAGTAATAGAATATGTAGTTGAAAAATATGGAAAAGAGAAGGTAGCGCAGATAATAACATTCGGAACTATGGCTGCAAGGGCTGCCATAAGAGATGTGGGCCGAGTGCTAGACATACCCTACGGAGAGGTTGACCGCATAGCCAAGCTTATTCCTACGGAACTTGGTATAACCATAGGAAAGGCTCTCGAAATAAGCACTGAATTCAAGTCCCTTTACGATTCCGACAGAAACGCAAAGTATCTAATAGACAATGCTCTCAAGCTGGAGGGCATGCCTCGCCACGCCTCAACACATGCAGCAGGTGTCGTTATTTCAAAGGACGCCATTGACGAGTATGTGCCGCTTTATCTTCATGACGACAGTGTTGTAACTCAGTTCACAATGGGGATTTTGGAGGAGCTTGGGCTTCTAAAGATGGACTTTTTGGGGCTTAGGAACCTAAGCGTAATAAAGAATGCGCTTAAATTCATAGAAGTCAGCCAATGTAAAAAAATAGAACTTAACTCCATAACCTTTGACGATCCTGATGTATTCGAAATGATTAGCAATGGAGATACATTGGGTGTATTCCAATTGGAAAGCGTCGGAATGCGCCAGTTTATGAAGGAACTTAAGCCCGAAAGCTTCGAGGATATAATAGCTGGGATTTCTCTCTTCAGACCGGGACCTATGGATTCGATACCGACATATATAAAGAACAAGAACAATCCCAAGGAAATAAAATATGTGCATGAGAGCCTAAAAAATATTCTTGATGTGACCTATGGATGCCTTGTATATCAGGAGCAGGTAATGCAGGTTGTAAGAGAACTCGGCGGTTACAGCTTTGGCCGAAGCGATTTGGTGCGCAGGGCAATGAGCAAAAAAAAGATGGAAGTCATGCAGAAGGAAAGGCAGTACTTCATACACGGAAAGATAGACGAAAACGGTAAAATCGAAATCGAGGGATGCATGCGGAAGGGTGTCCCTGAGGATGCGGCAAATAAAATCTACGATGATATGATCGACTTCGCGAAATATGCTTTCAACAAGAGTCATGCTGCAGCATACGCCATACTGGCGTACCAGACGGCATATCTGAAGCACTACTATCCGGTTGAATTCATGGCAGCGCTTCTTACAAGTGTTACAGGCAATTCTGCAAAAGTGGCCCAGTACATTCAGGATTGCAAGCGTATGGGCATAAATGTTCTTCCTCCCGACATAAACACCAGCTACAAGCATTTTACAGTGAACAAGGGCAACATAAACTTTGGACTGCTTGCAATAAAGAATGTTGGAAAGGGAATAATAGCTTCAATAATAAGCACAAGAAAATTGGCTCCGTACAAGAGTTTCATAGATTTTTGCGAAAGCGTGGAAACCTCCGAACTCAACAAGCGTGCGGTTGAAAGCATGATAAAATCCGGGGTTTTCGATAGCCTCAAGGTCAATAGGTCCCAGCTTCTTGGATGCTTTGAAAAAGTCATAGAGGGTATACAGAGGGACAAGAGAAGGAATGTTAAGGGGCAGGTCTCGTTATTTGATATGGGATCCGAGGAGACACTCGATGCACTCAGGTACGACAAGATACCCGAAAGGGAGGAGTTTCCAATGAAGACGCTGCTTACCTTCGAGAAGGAAATGCTCGGGGTGTATATAAGCGGACATCCTTTGGGAGAATATGAGGAACTGATTGGGAGCGGAAAATTTGTGACATCCTCAGAAATGAAAGAGCCACATGAGATAGGAGTACCATCGAGGGTAAAGGACAATGACCTTATCTATGCAACGGGGGTTATAATCGCAGTGCAGAAAAAATTCACGAAAAACAACAACCGTATGGCTTTTCTGCAAGTGGAGGACCTCTACAGCAGCTTTGAGGTAATTGTGTTTCCGAATGTATTCGAGAAATGCATTTCATGCATAGAGGAAGACAAGATAGTCATCGTCTATGGAAAGATAAGTTTCAAAGAAGAAGAGGAACCCAAAATACTCGCAGAAAACATATGCGCGCTTAATGAGGAAAACATAAAAGGCGTCGGTAAAATAGGCATGCGCTCTTCTAAATCCTCATACGGGTATCAGAGTAAAACAGATGTCGTAAAGGAAAAGCCACCCAAAGAGGACTGCAAGCTGTATATTAAGATAAAGCACTATGACAGGGTTATTCTGCAGTCCATAAAAAAAATACTCGCTAATTACCGGGGCGGGACATCTGTGTATATATATGTTGAGGATCAAGGAAAATCATTCGAAGCGAGCAAGGAACTCTGCGTGTCTCCGAATGAAGGGCTACTTAAAACCCTCAAGGTGGCATTTGGAGATGAAAGCGTAAAGCTTGTGTAA